One region of Peribacillus simplex genomic DNA includes:
- the rpsI gene encoding 30S ribosomal protein S9, translating into MAQVQYYGTGRRKSSVARVRLVPGEGRIVINGRDINEYIPFAALREVVNQPLVATETTGNYDVLVNVSGGGYTGQAGAIRHGIARALLQVDPEYRPSLKTAGLLTRDPRMKERKKYGLKGARRAPQFSKR; encoded by the coding sequence TTGGCACAAGTTCAATATTATGGTACTGGTCGCCGTAAGAGCTCAGTAGCTCGTGTACGTTTAGTACCAGGCGAAGGTCGCATCGTTATTAACGGTCGTGACATTAATGAATATATTCCTTTCGCAGCATTACGTGAAGTTGTTAACCAACCACTAGTTGCTACAGAAACTACTGGAAATTACGACGTTCTAGTAAACGTTAGCGGTGGTGGATACACTGGTCAAGCTGGAGCAATCCGTCACGGTATCGCCCGTGCATTGCTTCAAGTTGATCCAGAATACCGTCCATCTCTTAAAACTGCTGGTTTACTAACTCGTGACCCACGTATGAAAGAGCGTAAAAAATACGGTCTTAAAGGCGCACGTCGTGCACCTCAGTTCTCAAAACGTTAA
- a CDS encoding aspartyl-phosphate phosphatase Spo0E family protein, with protein MTAEQILDHIEQYRQKMMILASRSSMVDNEVVEVSSKLDSLINQYIHLTKNGGLPDQRALK; from the coding sequence ATGACTGCTGAACAAATTTTAGACCATATTGAACAATACAGACAGAAAATGATGATTTTGGCTTCCCGTTCTTCGATGGTTGATAATGAAGTAGTTGAAGTTAGCAGCAAACTGGATTCTTTAATCAACCAATACATCCATTTAACTAAAAATGGAGGTCTCCCAGACCAACGTGCTCTTAAGTGA
- the sigW gene encoding RNA polymerase sigma factor SigW: MDVLIKERINQVLKGDHNAFGEIVEIYKDKVFQICFRMLGNRQEAEDLAQEAFVRAFVNIRSFNIQMKFSTWLYRIATNLCIDRLRKKKPDYYLDAEVAGTEGLNMYSHVASDMAKPEEEVESLELQETIQVEIMKLPEKYRSVIVLKYIEELSLKEISEILNLPVGTVKTRIHRGREALRKQLRHL, translated from the coding sequence ATGGATGTACTCATTAAAGAGAGAATTAATCAAGTATTAAAGGGAGATCATAATGCATTTGGGGAAATTGTCGAAATTTACAAGGACAAAGTTTTCCAGATATGTTTCAGGATGCTCGGAAACAGGCAAGAAGCAGAAGATTTGGCACAAGAGGCCTTTGTAAGGGCCTTCGTGAATATTCGCAGTTTCAATATACAAATGAAATTTTCGACATGGTTATACCGGATTGCGACTAACCTTTGTATTGACCGTCTTCGCAAGAAAAAACCGGATTACTATCTAGATGCAGAGGTGGCAGGAACAGAAGGATTGAATATGTATTCCCATGTTGCATCAGATATGGCGAAACCCGAGGAAGAGGTTGAATCTTTAGAACTACAGGAAACCATTCAAGTTGAAATAATGAAATTACCCGAGAAATACCGATCGGTAATCGTATTGAAGTATATTGAAGAGTTATCTTTAAAGGAAATCAGTGAAATACTCAATTTGCCAGTCGGTACGGTTAAGACGAGAATACATCGTGGTCGGGAAGCCTTGCGTAAACAACTACGCCATTTATAA
- the cwlD gene encoding N-acetylmuramoyl-L-alanine amidase CwlD, with amino-acid sequence MRRKLKYTGIAMGLFVLFLIVTFKFVEDDSWDSWNLPLAGKVIVLDAGHGGMDGGANVQEVMEKEIALSVSLKVRDYLQEQGALVIMTREKDEDLAQGKTKGIRQRKQEDLRNRVEMINDSEADLFLSIHLNSFPSASSKGAQTFYTNRFEENEQVAKFIQTEIIRNLENTKRDAKTINHVYLMNRAKKPGALVEIGFLSNKEERERLVSDRYQEKVASSIYMGILRYFTEEKLTQEE; translated from the coding sequence ATGCGCAGAAAGCTGAAATATACAGGAATCGCTATGGGATTGTTTGTCCTTTTTTTAATTGTAACTTTTAAATTTGTTGAAGATGATTCTTGGGACTCCTGGAACCTTCCATTGGCAGGTAAGGTAATCGTGCTGGATGCCGGTCATGGGGGAATGGACGGCGGGGCAAATGTACAAGAGGTAATGGAGAAGGAAATTGCCCTTTCCGTTTCATTAAAGGTTCGGGACTATTTACAGGAACAGGGTGCCCTTGTCATCATGACCCGTGAGAAGGATGAGGATTTGGCACAGGGAAAGACAAAAGGGATCCGCCAGCGAAAACAGGAAGACTTACGGAACCGGGTTGAAATGATCAATGATTCGGAAGCGGACTTATTCTTAAGCATTCATTTGAATTCTTTTCCTTCAGCGTCATCGAAAGGAGCCCAGACCTTTTATACAAACAGGTTTGAGGAAAATGAACAGGTAGCAAAATTCATTCAGACTGAAATCATTAGAAACCTTGAAAATACAAAGCGTGATGCAAAAACAATAAATCATGTGTATTTGATGAATCGTGCTAAGAAACCGGGAGCTCTTGTGGAAATTGGTTTTCTTTCCAATAAGGAGGAAAGGGAGCGCCTAGTCAGTGATCGGTATCAAGAAAAGGTGGCCAGTTCGATTTATATGGGTATTTTACGTTACTTTACAGAGGAAAAACTAACGCAAGAAGAGTGA
- the gerD gene encoding spore germination lipoprotein GerD has product MRVGVALLFTSFLLVCSGCAQNGAGADKMEYEETKKMVVDILKTDDGKKAIQDIISDDKTKAELIMDSDVIKKSIEDMVTSDKGKEFWKKTFNDPEFASAYAKALEDEHKKVLKDLTADPQYRGMIMDILKEPDMEKEMNKLLKTKEMRSVYKELIIETMESPLVQAKMQERLDKAATKAVEKENKDKKAK; this is encoded by the coding sequence ATGAGAGTGGGAGTTGCTTTGCTTTTCACGTCATTCTTACTCGTTTGTTCCGGTTGTGCTCAAAATGGAGCAGGCGCAGATAAAATGGAGTATGAAGAGACAAAGAAAATGGTCGTCGATATCTTGAAGACAGATGATGGAAAAAAAGCCATCCAGGATATCATTTCCGATGATAAAACGAAAGCTGAACTTATAATGGACTCGGATGTCATTAAGAAATCCATTGAAGATATGGTCACTTCAGATAAAGGAAAGGAATTTTGGAAAAAGACATTTAATGATCCTGAATTCGCTTCCGCTTATGCTAAAGCTTTAGAAGACGAACATAAAAAGGTATTGAAGGACTTAACTGCTGATCCTCAGTATCGTGGAATGATCATGGATATATTGAAAGAACCGGATATGGAAAAAGAAATGAATAAATTATTAAAAACTAAGGAAATGCGTTCCGTCTATAAAGAGCTGATCATAGAAACCATGGAGAGTCCTCTCGTTCAAGCGAAAATGCAGGAGAGATTGGATAAAGCAGCTACTAAAGCGGTAGAGAAAGAAAATAAGGATAAAAAGGCAAAATAA
- a CDS encoding energy-coupling factor transporter transmembrane component T family protein, translated as MLDKMIIGRYVPADSLIHKMDPRAKLLLVFLFVCVIFLANNVVSYGLLAVFTILLISLSKIPLRYLYNGLKPIFFLIVFTFLLHILFTKEGELLFEYGWFEIYEGGLIQGLFISVRFTLLILVTSLLTLTTTPISITDGMEELLGPLKKWKMPVHELALMMSIALRFIPTLMEETEKIMKAQTARGVDFSSGPIKDRVKSIVPLLVPLFVSSFKRAEELATAMESRGYRGGEGRTKYRQLDWKTSDSLLMVSIGLLTAMLFLLRS; from the coding sequence ATGCTGGATAAAATGATTATCGGGCGTTATGTCCCTGCAGACTCCCTGATACACAAGATGGACCCAAGGGCTAAATTGCTCCTTGTGTTCCTGTTTGTTTGTGTCATCTTCTTGGCGAATAATGTCGTTTCTTATGGTTTACTTGCGGTTTTCACCATCCTGTTGATTAGCCTTTCGAAGATACCGCTTCGCTATCTTTATAATGGGTTAAAACCTATTTTTTTCTTAATCGTATTTACATTCCTTCTCCATATATTGTTTACGAAAGAAGGGGAATTGCTTTTTGAATACGGTTGGTTCGAAATCTATGAAGGCGGTTTGATTCAAGGTTTGTTCATATCCGTAAGATTTACTTTACTAATCCTTGTTACGTCTTTATTAACTTTGACGACAACCCCAATATCCATTACAGATGGGATGGAAGAGCTGTTGGGACCCTTGAAAAAGTGGAAAATGCCTGTACATGAACTAGCATTGATGATGTCCATTGCCCTTCGATTCATTCCAACGCTGATGGAGGAAACAGAAAAAATCATGAAGGCTCAAACGGCAAGGGGAGTTGACTTTTCATCAGGTCCTATAAAGGACAGGGTTAAATCGATTGTACCGCTGCTTGTTCCTTTATTTGTGAGTTCGTTCAAACGGGCAGAAGAATTGGCGACTGCCATGGAATCAAGAGGATACCGTGGTGGGGAAGGCCGCACGAAATACCGCCAATTGGACTGGAAGACGAGTGATAGCCTTTTGATGGTCTCAATAGGTCTTCTTACGGCCATGTTATTTTTATTACGTTCATAA
- a CDS encoding ECF transporter S component, with protein sequence MNSTFSPIETTKTKALVINALFIALTLVATMINIKLPIMGNGGLIHLGNVPLFIAALVYGKKTGAIAGAIGMAFSDLISPWAAWAPFTFIIVGAMGFLAGLISEKVPGKRELVYTLAVVVALIVKVVGYYFAEVILYGNWIQPFGSILGNVMQVVLAGIIVVPLAGRLMKRAGQI encoded by the coding sequence ATGAACTCAACATTCTCACCAATTGAAACGACTAAAACAAAAGCCTTGGTCATCAATGCGCTATTCATCGCATTAACCCTTGTAGCGACAATGATCAACATCAAGCTCCCAATAATGGGTAACGGAGGCCTAATCCATCTTGGTAACGTTCCCCTTTTTATAGCAGCTTTGGTATATGGCAAAAAAACAGGAGCGATAGCAGGCGCAATCGGAATGGCCTTCTCCGATCTTATCTCACCTTGGGCAGCATGGGCACCGTTTACATTCATTATCGTAGGTGCAATGGGCTTTTTAGCTGGCCTCATATCCGAAAAGGTACCCGGAAAAAGAGAACTTGTATATACACTTGCCGTTGTCGTTGCATTGATTGTAAAAGTCGTGGGCTACTATTTTGCCGAAGTTATCCTTTACGGTAACTGGATACAGCCATTCGGCTCTATCCTCGGAAACGTAATGCAGGTCGTATTAGCGGGTATAATTGTAGTGCCCCTTGCAGGACGCTTAATGAAAAGAGCTGGTCAGATATAG
- the rplM gene encoding 50S ribosomal protein L13: MRTTFMAKANEVERKWYVIDAEGKTLGRLSTEVASILRGKHKPTFTPNIDTGDHVILINVEKIHLTGKKLTDKIYYRHTMHPGGLKTRTALEMRTNYPERMLELAIKGMLPKNSLGRQIYKKLHVYAGAEHPHAAQQPEVYELRG; this comes from the coding sequence ATGCGTACGACATTTATGGCGAAAGCTAATGAAGTAGAACGTAAATGGTATGTGATTGACGCTGAAGGCAAAACTTTGGGTCGCCTTTCTACTGAAGTAGCATCCATCTTACGTGGTAAACATAAACCAACTTTTACACCTAACATTGACACTGGTGATCATGTAATTCTAATCAATGTTGAAAAAATCCACTTGACTGGTAAAAAATTGACTGACAAAATTTATTACCGTCACACTATGCATCCAGGCGGTCTTAAAACTAGAACTGCTCTTGAAATGCGTACAAACTACCCTGAGAGAATGCTTGAACTTGCTATCAAAGGTATGCTTCCAAAGAATTCTCTTGGTCGTCAAATCTACAAAAAATTACACGTATACGCTGGAGCTGAGCACCCACACGCTGCTCAACAACCAGAAGTATACGAATTACGCGGATAA
- the truA gene encoding tRNA pseudouridine(38-40) synthase TruA: MPKYKCVIAYDGTDFAGYQVQPEKRTIQSEFEAVLAQMHKGTIIKVTASGRTDSGVHAKGQVIHFESPLTFPTENWVKAFSALLPTDIIVLEVVIVPDDFHARFHTTGKEYRYIIARSKLRDPFKRNYAYHYPYPLDDKAIKEAISYLVGTHDFTSFCSAKTEVVDKVRTIQEIDFEESDGFMVFRFVGEGFLYNMVRILVGTLLEVGSGKMEPWDMIGILDKKDRSFAGKTAPAQGLYLWKVFYK, encoded by the coding sequence ATGCCAAAATATAAATGTGTGATCGCTTATGACGGCACGGATTTCGCTGGTTATCAGGTGCAGCCTGAGAAACGGACCATCCAAAGTGAATTTGAGGCAGTCTTAGCCCAAATGCACAAAGGCACAATTATAAAGGTCACTGCTTCAGGCAGGACAGATTCAGGGGTTCATGCAAAGGGGCAGGTGATTCACTTTGAATCACCCCTTACATTTCCTACTGAAAATTGGGTAAAGGCGTTCAGCGCCCTTCTTCCGACCGATATTATCGTTTTGGAAGTCGTTATCGTGCCTGATGATTTTCATGCCAGGTTCCATACGACTGGGAAAGAGTACCGTTATATCATAGCCCGATCCAAATTACGAGATCCGTTTAAACGGAATTACGCCTATCATTACCCCTATCCATTAGATGATAAGGCGATTAAGGAAGCAATTTCCTATTTGGTAGGGACGCATGACTTTACAAGTTTTTGTTCGGCAAAAACGGAAGTGGTCGATAAGGTTCGAACCATCCAAGAAATTGACTTTGAAGAGAGCGATGGCTTCATGGTTTTTCGCTTCGTTGGGGAAGGGTTTTTGTATAATATGGTGCGGATCTTGGTTGGGACGCTCCTGGAAGTCGGCAGCGGCAAGATGGAACCCTGGGATATGATCGGGATATTGGACAAAAAGGACCGCAGTTTTGCAGGGAAAACAGCACCTGCCCAAGGCTTGTATTTATGGAAAGTATTTTACAAATAA
- a CDS encoding KinB-signaling pathway activation protein: MNSRNLVKLFLTTLLIGGVTGGVVGFLARWSEFEAYFSSFEASAILSTFIWLFGVGLIFSVISQAGFFAYLTIHRFGLGVFKSASLWNAVQIVLILFVVFDLVYLRYLNFGSGEGISSYIVLALVVLAAALITAYFKMKQTNRQSFIPALFFMVVVTVLEWLPVLSTNDESWLYFMLLPLIVCNAYQLLVLSKLIERSQKELASKKARKQTRAKEMKAGELGKGSS; the protein is encoded by the coding sequence ATGAACAGCCGTAATTTAGTTAAATTGTTTTTAACAACATTGCTTATCGGTGGTGTAACGGGCGGAGTTGTAGGGTTTTTGGCTCGATGGAGTGAGTTTGAGGCTTATTTCTCTTCTTTTGAAGCCAGCGCCATCCTATCCACGTTTATTTGGTTATTCGGTGTTGGGTTAATTTTTAGTGTCATAAGTCAAGCTGGCTTTTTTGCCTATTTAACGATCCATCGTTTTGGCCTGGGAGTATTTAAAAGCGCTTCTTTATGGAATGCCGTTCAAATTGTACTTATCCTTTTTGTTGTTTTTGACCTGGTTTACCTGCGATATCTTAATTTTGGTTCAGGAGAGGGGATTAGTTCCTATATAGTGTTAGCATTGGTTGTTTTGGCTGCAGCACTGATTACAGCTTATTTCAAAATGAAACAAACGAATAGACAATCGTTTATCCCAGCCTTATTCTTCATGGTCGTAGTCACAGTTTTGGAGTGGTTACCTGTCCTAAGTACCAATGATGAAAGCTGGCTTTACTTTATGCTGCTTCCTTTGATAGTCTGCAATGCTTATCAACTCTTGGTTCTAAGCAAATTGATTGAACGATCACAAAAGGAATTGGCCAGTAAAAAAGCACGGAAGCAAACTCGAGCAAAGGAAATGAAAGCAGGCGAATTAGGTAAAGGCAGCAGCTAA
- the cdaA gene encoding diadenylate cyclase CdaA has translation MSLSNLTVWDYVVNFIDILLVWFVIYKLLTIIRGTKAIQLLKGIFVIVIVKSLSNLFGFNTLGWLMAQVMNWGVLAILVIFQPELRRALEQLGRGKLFARGTVPEENQQERLVEEILKASTYMAKRRIGALITIEKGTELGDYVETGIPLRSYISSELLINIFIPNTPLHDGAVILQNNQVAAAACYLPLSESPFISKELGTRHRAAIGMSEVTDSLTIVVSEETGGISVTKNGELYRDLNQESFRAMLTSELVVENIKSTSSGIWNWRGKKNG, from the coding sequence ATGTCTTTATCCAATTTGACTGTTTGGGACTATGTAGTAAATTTCATTGATATTCTCCTTGTATGGTTTGTGATATATAAATTGTTAACTATTATTCGAGGCACGAAGGCTATTCAGCTGCTAAAAGGAATTTTTGTAATTGTCATTGTAAAAAGCTTAAGCAACCTGTTTGGTTTCAATACACTTGGATGGTTAATGGCACAAGTCATGAATTGGGGAGTATTGGCGATTCTTGTCATTTTTCAACCTGAACTGAGAAGGGCACTTGAACAATTAGGACGCGGGAAGCTCTTTGCAAGGGGCACCGTTCCAGAAGAGAACCAGCAAGAGCGTTTAGTCGAAGAAATTCTAAAGGCGTCCACTTATATGGCGAAAAGGCGGATTGGAGCCTTGATTACGATAGAAAAAGGTACGGAGCTTGGGGATTATGTTGAAACGGGGATTCCTCTAAGATCCTATATTTCTTCAGAACTGCTCATTAATATCTTTATCCCCAATACGCCGCTCCATGATGGCGCAGTTATTTTACAAAATAACCAGGTTGCGGCCGCAGCTTGCTACCTGCCATTATCAGAAAGTCCATTCATATCAAAAGAACTTGGCACGCGGCATAGGGCAGCCATCGGCATGAGTGAAGTTACGGATAGTCTTACCATTGTTGTTTCAGAAGAAACGGGAGGGATATCCGTCACTAAAAACGGGGAGCTTTACCGGGATTTGAATCAAGAATCATTTAGGGCCATGCTTACTAGTGAACTGGTAGTGGAGAACATCAAATCAACTTCCTCAGGCATCTGGAACTGGAGGGGGAAAAAGAATGGATAA
- a CDS encoding Mrp/NBP35 family ATP-binding protein, giving the protein MLTEEKVLNLLKDLKDPFLHKSLEETNGIIEIKIKPEKNHVSVKLAIAKTGTAEQMQMQSEVVDLLKTNGAESVGIRFTELSEDELAKHREGIPQDEADQGLLGPNSKTQFIAIASGKGGVGKSTISVNFATSLARLGKKVGLVDADIYGFSVPDMMGITKRPVVRGEKIIPVERFGVQVISMGFFVEDNAPIIWRGPMLGKMLNSFFNEVEWGELDYLVLDLPPGTGDVALDVHTMLPSCKEIIVTTPHPTAAFVAARAGAMAIKTEHEVIGVIENMSFFESKTTGEKEYVFGKGGGAKLAEELRTEVLGQLPLQQPDWNEEDFAPSIYAADHRLGRIYEDIAKKVIEKLQ; this is encoded by the coding sequence TTGTTAACAGAAGAGAAAGTACTGAATTTATTAAAGGATCTTAAAGACCCTTTTCTACATAAAAGCCTTGAAGAGACAAATGGGATTATAGAAATCAAAATAAAACCTGAAAAGAATCATGTAAGCGTTAAACTTGCCATTGCGAAAACGGGTACTGCCGAGCAAATGCAAATGCAATCGGAAGTGGTGGACTTGCTGAAAACGAACGGAGCGGAATCTGTAGGGATTCGTTTCACGGAGCTTTCTGAAGATGAGTTAGCCAAGCACCGGGAAGGCATTCCGCAGGATGAAGCGGACCAAGGCTTGCTTGGACCTAACAGCAAGACACAATTCATTGCGATTGCGAGTGGTAAAGGCGGAGTGGGAAAATCTACGATTTCAGTGAATTTCGCCACTTCACTTGCTCGCTTGGGTAAAAAGGTCGGATTGGTTGACGCTGATATTTATGGATTCAGTGTACCTGATATGATGGGGATAACAAAAAGACCAGTCGTCCGCGGAGAAAAAATCATTCCTGTAGAACGGTTTGGCGTTCAGGTTATCTCAATGGGCTTTTTTGTGGAAGATAACGCGCCTATCATCTGGAGAGGGCCGATGCTGGGGAAAATGCTTAACAGTTTCTTTAATGAAGTGGAATGGGGAGAATTGGACTATTTAGTCCTTGACTTACCACCAGGTACAGGCGATGTTGCATTGGACGTGCATACGATGCTCCCTTCATGTAAAGAAATCATCGTTACGACACCGCATCCGACTGCTGCCTTCGTTGCTGCAAGAGCTGGTGCAATGGCCATCAAGACAGAACATGAAGTCATTGGTGTTATTGAGAATATGTCATTCTTCGAAAGTAAAACGACCGGTGAAAAAGAATATGTTTTCGGAAAAGGCGGCGGAGCGAAGCTTGCAGAAGAGCTTCGAACAGAAGTCTTAGGTCAACTCCCGTTACAACAGCCAGATTGGAACGAAGAGGACTTTGCTCCATCCATTTACGCAGCAGACCATAGGCTCGGTAGGATTTATGAGGATATTGCTAAAAAGGTCATTGAAAAGCTACAATAA
- the pdaB gene encoding polysaccharide deacetylase family sporulation protein PdaB — protein sequence MKFFMVLHAKKIKYYSLILLTALFTAWFLFVQNILQAPVFSTEDGPKAVYKGEQNVAITFNIGWGDEKAAPIIETLKREQIKSATFFLSGSWAERHPDIVEKIRKEGYEIGMLGYDYKDYSEMEDQEIIRDISKAQEAFKKLNVKNIELLRAPTGHFDKRLLKISENFGYTVVHWSIDSKDWTNPGVDQIVQNISKTKKGDIILLHASDSAKQTNKALPQLLGELQSKNLNFVNVSEMISNSSANSEEIR from the coding sequence ATGAAATTTTTCATGGTGCTTCATGCAAAAAAAATCAAGTATTATTCGTTAATTTTACTTACGGCACTTTTTACCGCCTGGTTCCTTTTTGTACAAAACATTCTTCAAGCCCCTGTTTTTTCTACAGAAGATGGGCCAAAAGCGGTTTATAAAGGGGAACAGAATGTCGCGATTACGTTCAATATTGGCTGGGGTGATGAGAAAGCCGCTCCGATAATAGAAACATTAAAAAGGGAACAGATTAAATCAGCCACTTTTTTCCTTTCGGGATCTTGGGCTGAGCGCCATCCGGACATAGTAGAGAAAATCAGGAAAGAAGGATATGAAATCGGTATGCTTGGTTACGATTATAAGGATTATTCCGAAATGGAAGATCAAGAAATCATCCGAGATATATCTAAAGCTCAAGAAGCATTTAAAAAACTGAATGTAAAGAATATAGAACTTTTACGAGCGCCCACCGGTCACTTTGATAAACGCCTCTTAAAGATCAGTGAGAACTTCGGATATACTGTAGTCCATTGGAGCATCGATTCAAAGGATTGGACCAATCCAGGTGTTGACCAGATCGTTCAGAACATCAGTAAGACCAAAAAGGGTGATATCATCTTATTACATGCTTCAGACTCAGCAAAACAAACTAATAAGGCTTTGCCACAGTTACTAGGGGAACTACAATCAAAAAATTTAAACTTTGTTAACGTTTCTGAAATGATTTCCAATTCATCGGCAAACAGCGAGGAAATCCGCTGA
- a CDS encoding DUF2521 family protein translates to MAVILGLQEMQRERQLKFERRLLRDLSIDDMKGRIQRYFGQDFMDVLEEGYFDVAIEAYLLGANYSKFGYYGESEEDVRARCWKEEKFLTDTLFNFILYWREVTANNAFDEGLFYCCEGFVGEWWQDGFKTGEKRYKMKLH, encoded by the coding sequence ATGGCTGTGATATTAGGTTTACAGGAGATGCAAAGGGAAAGGCAATTGAAGTTCGAACGTAGATTGCTCAGGGATCTTTCTATCGACGATATGAAGGGAAGGATTCAGCGTTACTTTGGACAGGATTTCATGGATGTCTTGGAGGAAGGCTACTTCGATGTTGCCATCGAGGCTTATTTATTAGGAGCGAACTATAGTAAGTTTGGCTATTACGGTGAGTCAGAAGAAGATGTAAGGGCCAGGTGTTGGAAGGAAGAGAAGTTTTTGACCGATACTCTTTTTAACTTTATTTTGTATTGGAGAGAAGTTACAGCGAATAACGCTTTCGATGAAGGGCTGTTTTATTGCTGTGAAGGGTTTGTGGGAGAGTGGTGGCAAGACGGCTTTAAGACTGGTGAAAAACGATATAAAATGAAACTGCATTAG
- the rocF gene encoding arginase: MSIQKISVIGLPMDLGQARRGVDMGPSAIRCAGIFERLEQLNIEVEDLGDIIVGRPGNANKPGTNLKNLPLVAKGNALLATRVDEIIEGGSFPLVLGGDHSIAIGTLAGVAKHYENVGVIWYDAHGDLNTEDTSPSGNIHGMPLAVSIGLGHPDLINIHGSAPKVKPENIVIIGARSLDEGEKELIRDKGIKVFTMHEIDRMGMTRVMEECIDYLRERTDGVHLSLDLDGVDPADAPGVGTPVIGGISYRESHLAMEMLAESNLITSAEFVEVNPILDERNKTAIVAVALMGSLFGEKLL; this comes from the coding sequence ATGTCTATTCAGAAAATATCCGTCATTGGATTGCCTATGGACCTTGGCCAAGCAAGGCGAGGGGTGGATATGGGACCTAGTGCCATTCGCTGCGCAGGGATTTTCGAGCGTCTTGAACAGTTAAATATCGAAGTAGAGGATTTAGGAGATATCATTGTAGGACGACCTGGAAATGCAAATAAGCCTGGGACAAATCTGAAAAACTTACCGCTTGTTGCAAAGGGGAACGCCCTGTTAGCTACAAGAGTTGATGAAATAATAGAAGGCGGTTCTTTTCCACTTGTATTGGGTGGGGACCATTCAATTGCTATAGGAACACTGGCAGGAGTTGCAAAGCACTATGAAAATGTAGGTGTGATTTGGTATGACGCACATGGGGATTTAAATACGGAAGATACTTCGCCATCAGGAAATATCCATGGTATGCCGCTTGCTGTCAGTATTGGGCTTGGACATCCCGATCTAATCAATATCCATGGTTCCGCTCCAAAAGTGAAACCAGAAAACATTGTAATCATTGGGGCAAGGTCATTGGATGAAGGGGAAAAAGAACTTATACGTGATAAAGGGATTAAAGTATTTACGATGCATGAAATAGATCGCATGGGAATGACAAGGGTCATGGAAGAGTGCATAGATTATTTAAGGGAAAGAACGGATGGTGTCCACCTTTCATTGGATTTGGATGGAGTTGACCCAGCAGATGCACCTGGAGTGGGGACACCGGTGATTGGTGGCATAAGTTATCGGGAAAGTCATTTGGCCATGGAAATGCTCGCGGAATCCAACTTGATAACATCAGCTGAATTCGTTGAAGTCAACCCCATTTTAGATGAGCGAAATAAAACTGCGATCGTTGCTGTGGCTCTAATGGGTTCGTTATTTGGAGAAAAGTTATTATAA
- a CDS encoding anti-sigma factor family protein has protein sequence MNCHEEIIEYMHDYLDEDIKPEHKEVLREHLHNCAECRDYFHEMKKAVALVQSTSHIKAPEDFTAKVMAQLPKETKTTGAKRWFKSHPFMTAAAMFILLMTGSIFSTYNQDEHFSVSKQPNLVVEGETVIVPAGKTIKGNVVVQNGNIQIDGEVEGDVTVINGHKYMSKAGNVTGSINVIDQAFEWMWYKVKDTATSLVPAKEEKKE, from the coding sequence ATGAACTGCCATGAGGAAATCATTGAATATATGCATGATTATTTAGATGAGGACATCAAACCTGAGCACAAAGAAGTATTACGGGAGCACTTGCATAATTGTGCTGAATGCCGGGATTACTTTCATGAAATGAAAAAGGCGGTCGCGCTTGTACAAAGCACTTCACATATTAAGGCCCCGGAGGACTTTACAGCAAAGGTTATGGCTCAATTGCCAAAGGAAACGAAAACAACGGGCGCCAAACGTTGGTTCAAAAGCCATCCCTTCATGACAGCGGCAGCGATGTTCATCTTATTGATGACAGGATCTATTTTTTCCACTTATAATCAGGACGAACATTTTTCAGTGTCAAAGCAGCCTAACTTAGTGGTCGAAGGTGAAACGGTGATTGTGCCTGCAGGTAAGACAATCAAGGGAAATGTGGTAGTTCAAAATGGTAACATTCAAATAGATGGTGAAGTAGAAGGAGATGTTACAGTCATAAATGGACATAAATATATGTCTAAGGCAGGGAATGTGACTGGGAGCATCAATGTTATTGACCAAGCTTTTGAGTGGATGTGGTATAAAGTAAAGGACACTGCAACCTCGTTGGTTCCTGCTAAAGAGGAAAAAAAGGAATAA